In the Pocillopora verrucosa isolate sample1 chromosome 4, ASM3666991v2, whole genome shotgun sequence genome, tcatgaatgtacgaaccgaagatggcatgacaaatggtgctggaaatgttgttaaactagttcagttacatcaacaaaccaaaccatctggtattgtatgggtacaatttgaccactcagatgtaggtcacaaaacaaaaaatgaaaaaagacatttgtatgtacaatgaattgaacacacatggaccccagtaaaccctgtgactacacagtttgcggtaggtagaaacagaacagcacaagttgttagaaaacaatttccactgcgtcccgcagcagcaaaaacaattcacaggtcacaaggtgatactgacagtagaattgttgtggattttagtacctgaaatactattccacacatacattatatgggactcagtagagtgactgctatagaaggcctatatatttctgatttgtgtgaaagcaagattgctgttaatccagatggagagattaagaacaactgcaaaactgaagctttgcatctccctctccatgacataacattttcccttcttaaactgtgttatcttaatgtaaggtctcttcacaaacacatagaagatatacgtaaagacttaatttatctaagtgctgatatcaatattttcacagaaacaagatttaattctcaagataataatgacatgtatgacatggctggttatgttctcttccgtaatgataaccttaattccagcaatggatcaaggtcttatagtggtacagctgtgtacagtaaaatcccatacttacctggatacccctattgtcacaatatacatggtgttgaaataacagtaattaagttagcaagGTTTGAGGATTGGACAATCATAGGGATATATCACTCCCCAAACGTgcctgtaagacaactttatgaagcaataactgaggtattaaataacatttcaccagacaacaatatcATTACTAGAGACTTTGatataaattggcttgttgaaacagacagaagacctttgtataatttactagtgagggataaccactacaaacagttcatatcaacttatacaactgacaacaacacagtaattgatcatatatatacaaatatatctaacattgatatacaagcagatgttttagaaacacatttcacagatcataaagctgtttgggcctcatttcacggtgtcctataacaaattactttatcatgatgtacattgtttttaagttaagagagcaacaaaagaaagcagtaaatagttatgaaaagagttgtttctcttttttcagaggaatttgtaatgagaaacttgcaaaactattaataaggaaatgctgcttattcatttggtaccagaacaggccttttaaaattaagtttgaagtcatctttctaagagttgtccagtttaacaaccatttacaaaagacaaaaataaactacataacacacagtcctgaaatttcaaggcagctcctTCAGCATCTTGGCTAGtttctaactgcaacctttattgacaaccctgcattaaacaattattccacagttaagtctgcaacccctcctgaaatactccaggataccaaaaaaaaacaacaacaagcaaacaaacatattagtgaagtgagcaaacaaccacatgcgtgactttcacgtaatataaaattcgtgattgcagcattcccacgcgcgtaaagtgcttgtaacttacgggaaacacacgcatgttacaccaaaaaaacccgcgtgtagtacaagaggccgattactcgcaatttctcgtagttttgaatttcccttttgtttttcagaacacccatatacctgtacttttttacaccgatgcgatagaaattaattggaaaaacattccttgaaataggaagtcgtcctgtattttcagcgaaaaagattgtcaagtgatcaaaacaacaccggccagattatagtcacgtgctcggcaacgacttgtggaaagcgatcatctttcattcttaccatcaaaacagtcacgcttgcatagaagaataacaaaacgaaacgattacaacggaaagacccaaattggcgtagaaagaaataatgctgcaaattaccattttttttatgtcatgtgtacatgtttccgtgggaatttctgtgtcaacagcttgctgtcactcacaaactcttcgtgattctcgctggtcctcgttatgttcagcgcatggacgattcgaagacgcttcaaatttggttttttacttgatcatagcactaatctgaaacatttgaagtccatttcaatatagtaaatgtcgaaacaggcgtgtaaagacaataaatatcgcaACGATCAGTGCAATCATAATAGCGCCACGACTTTGGACTTCCTTCTTCGGGaggatagatctcgagttcgaagccgactaattacgactaattacgaagagtccacgctaatttgcatatcgcagagcgcccacaagaactcgtttctacgctatcgtgtatccacgagttaaaaagtagtagcagaaattttttcaattttttttcaatgactgttacgaaaatatttacttctccaagtatttccagtattgccgtataaacaaataaatagcctaagccaccaagaggtaatttatttgttgaagacgattaccaaacgttcaaaaacacgccaaaaagcTTCTAGGGAGGGAAGGAAAGgcatattgcttgataaaaggaaaagttaataccccagatccctcctgtgaatctgtatttgttcaaataattcccacacaaaaattacttttcagaCTGTTGATTCCAAGCCTAATATAACCCCTGTAGTACAGTTGACTCACAGTGAGCGACAGGTTTGCTTCCGCTCAAAAACCCCTTCCAAACACTTTGTCAATAaaatcccacacaagtacgcattgcggacctattttttcttacattctgttagTCAAAAGTTTCAGTAATTATAAAGGCTtccttgttgatcgtcttaatagtaatagtttccaggatccaaggggagcaaaagagagaacagtTTTCTCTGTAGTTAGGTAAGGCAAcgtgccggctttatacttcttccggcgttATGATAACAATGGgtaaaaagcaccgtccgctaataatgacgattatcatagttataaacaaatctcagtcatagtcctgaaaaaaatctcagggggtcctttgaaccatccacttCATCTCGGCAGAAGTCAAAGCtgcctacactcattctaaggttctTGCAATTTTACgatgaattttcaattccggtgtgttgcacacgcgacttttgataaaaaaaatctgcacgcgccataacttaaaagaacgaaTCAGCTAAATGAATAAAATCTCTAtcattttgcatacattcttgggaatAGCAAAAATGACTTAgaacaaacattctaagtatagttttcattccgtgcaatggggcataaataaaaggttctggtggaaaagacaccttattttataccacagatgacaagcaaaaaggtcatATGGGTACCccagttaaaaatatattgataactctatttattaataccagttctattttaaaggaaaaagttatgagaatgaaataaaagttgtctgtaccacgaagcatgcccTCACTGTTTAGACTGGTAGTTCTAAAACTTTTTAAGTATGTATTCGAATATCTAATGACGATAAGCTcgccacccaccccaccccgcgctatactgttttcacttagcggctggtcagcggtcatgTTTTTGAGGTAAACataccgatcgattcctgatcaccgttcttgtcgttcagaaaatcaaaataccagcgtgatactgccgcgaagatgaagcagttatgttatttggttcgtacttcacattcgactcgaagcttgggtggcacaggttatttcttgcggtggaatcgacgaggggaattcgaacactagttgtatGCGACTAtctcttccaacaattcaaacactggGGATgataagtttaacgaacaatttcaaattttgccgcttgaattgaaagtaaagttcatttgaattgctttcgtatgtatttctgacggttttagatctacctgcttgatttatatcggttacgcttcatgttgacaagtccctcaaaatggcggccaaacttggagattgccgaaaattaggtaagttcacggagttataaagttttcgtaaaggttgggccgcaaagtttttttccgtacttaccttttctatggcacctacttcctagctatgctAGAtagatcagttaagaacgcctcactttttcaaaaatttaccttgaatctgATCGGTTTTGGCGGGTGTGACTCAGGCGAACCGATAAGATGccattcaagtcttcctgtttccttgattgaaacgtgatgtttacgaaagtcgcctcgatagataagatagagttaatatacatggctgtgatatttgatttttgctgagctccgtagttttttgtaaattgtcctccaaagttgtatgaaaataaagtcttgaaaagtgtcacgacaagccttcgctcgagtgaaatttaatttccgtaaaactctgaaaaataaagagatccgatcaaacggattgtggttttaggTAGGTCGCCCAGGTCGCCAAATATGGTGCTGATAAACATCTTGCATGCCACGGAcgaagctaattaaataaacacaaatttgcatagaggacggtttcgttttatttatcaagttgaaacacaaaaattaaatattgaatTCAACcacttcaatagaaaaattagaTCTTCAACACATGCTTGTGCAAATATCGTGCAGTTTCTCACgggcaaggaaaaaataatttttcgtgCTAAATCATGTGAAACAATATTACATAACACACGCGACAACTTCTTCTTGTTGTCCTGccgaatattttttagttctgcaaATGTCATCAAATTAGAAAGATAAATTATATAATGTTAGTTACAATCAGTTGCTCGCTTTATCGCGTCGTTCAATGGACAAGAAACCTGGGCCATGTACTATATTAATAAACCAGAAGAGAAACCACTGAAGCGAAACAAGACCCATGACCTACCCTAATATTTAAACTAAATGTACATATCACACAGGCTATTGATTGCACTGCGCTTTCAGCGCTTTTGCTTTTCGGGCTAACAGGAGCCGGGGAGTAcgatggagtttctttttgtttcgttccgttcCGTTTATATACGTTTGCTGGTTTCGTTTCGGGTTTTCACACAAGCCGAAATCTATGCGCCCGGACGGGCGACCGCTTTTCTTTTCCAGTCGCCCGAGaccaaatgttagtcgcctgaggcgaccgggcgccgctagagcacagccttggtATAGttacatgaatgtcttacaacacacaagaaatgagtGAAATCCGTGTtacaagcaaaatcgaccggaccgctcttacagagacactctcttaagcCATCACCTAAGGCTACGCCAAGATGATTTGacgaaaaaagacaaaccaaTTAGCGTACTTAACGAGGGAGGAAAAAGACTTAACTTAGACTACTATAAAACAGGTGCATTTGTAGGAAGGTTACATGGGAATCTGGAGGCatcttttccaaaaatatcaTCAGGTTTCCCCTTCTCCCCTCTTCCCCACTATCTTCAACCGCGGATTTCTTAATATTAGAGACTGGTCCATTCCGATAATGCAAAGAAATAAACCATATCCTTTCGCGAATCATCTTCTTCAGGTCAAAAAGGCTTACAACCAGTGAGAATCTAGAATTTCCCATgccaataaattaattttttctcaggGATTTGactcaaaggaaaatttgtctttgtttcactTAGTTTCACCGAACTGATCATAACAAGGAGCATTCTCGCTTTGAGCATAACATATGCTGAATAGAATCTCTTGATGCATTGATGATCAGAAAATTAAGAAGGGGTGGATATGTCTCGTTTTTAATTTACTTCACGTTTGAACTAAGCCATCTATTATTTATTGCACAAAGGTGCCTATTCTTTAATCCTTGTTtacttgtaaattattatttaaaaacaaaaagtgcTAAAGTGTTGTTTTAACAATCTAGTGGATCCTCATTCAAACAAACTGGAGCTTCAGCTGAAAGTGAGAAATAACCTTGCGATATTTTCTactttctttctctatttcctCGCAAATCAAACAACTTTTGAAAGTCCAATTTTAAGTACGCCTAGAATTGAAGCATTTTAaccatatttttaaatttgcatgTTGGCTACAGCTGTTTGAAAAGGAATCACTTGAGATAAGTGTAACTTTCGACGCATAGAGAATATCGCAGTGCTTCAGAAAATGCTTTGCGCAACAGGAGTTGATAAGTTGACCTGTTAACGCGCTCTTCAGGCAAATTTACCCATAATTGTACATAAGTATAGTTTGGACTGATTCTTACCTATAAGAAGAAAATTCGTTTCCTTTGCTCGTCCAATCCCGACTACAAACGTTTCCAATGCGTTTCAGCATTAAATAGGCCGGTAATATCCTCTCTGGATTTAAGCGATGTTTTTCTTGCTGGTTCTTAATGTGGGGCTGTCGTAACTACTACCCTTAATTGGATCGCAATCGAATGAGATAGCTTCGTCTGTACTTCGCATCATAATGAGTAACTAATTGTTAATCATCATAATGATTAACTAATTGCACTGAACCCCTATTTCTACTGGCTAACAGTTGGCTTAAAGTTTATTCCAAAATTAGATCTGTGGTAATTTTGCAGCCTCGTTAATTCAAGATAGCACCTGCAAGGagctttttatttaaaaaaaggagagtttagaaatataaacatttttggcAAAAGTGTTGGAAAGAGAaaacttgttaaaaaatttcagttaacTTCAAACTAAAACGCTTCCTTCGAGctattttttatctttgataGGAAAAAATTGAGTTTCTTTGGTTTCACAACCTGTTTCGTGCAAGATTCTATAATAAAGATGTCTGTACAATAATTATTTCTAACAGCAGGGTGATTAAATGACTTTGACGAAACGTCTTTTCGCTGATGCATTGTCAGTAAATATTTGACCATTAATTCTACTGTGAGAGAACACAAATTACCTCCGCGGCAGAAAGTGAATTTATGATGAAATTTCATATCAAAGAAAGTGAGGAATTTGTGGagaactagaccctgtgagcagggtaactgggatacctggatggtactggatccgtggaatcaagtgtagtgatactacgcgtgtcggactagtatactgaaatagtgagctcaagtctggccaagagcatacacctgtctcaaaacataggcatgctatgcacgcaagagttattttttgtagggtgggtggattacttgattAATTGTAAGTCTACTACAatattacaaaaggaaagaagattattaacgcgggaaaaaatgaaaatgtcgaattacctcacacaggtattttgtggtaggttatgtgtgttgtgcgaataaatgtaaccaaaaataaactgtattggtgccacagatacctgttagtacaaaatgtagacagcagactgcagaccggatacaaaatatagactgcagagtgggtacaaagtgcagactgagaatctgaagagtttttacgtctggtatataataacatgtcatcttacagcttaccgagcgtcacgcaatcgcttttccgcgatcagccttcacgattatttgcactattgtggaaaattcctggcccatttcttgatgaaaatcgatcgtaatataatttcaagccttcaacatagttggttggtgtgatgtctgtacagattttttaccaatgtaataaaagtagatgacgtgaataatagtgatggtaaagcaagcttaaaacggcaacaatcgccagaaactacaacggatacacagggtatgagtaagttttatcgattttacgagaaaaatcttcatatttcgaaatatttatcgttgtaaatcgaccatatttcgttccctattccttataacgtgttcaaattttcaacggttcctagcataacttactctgagtcacacaacgcgtgacgcgttcgtgaattaatcgttggctttttctcgagacgtgaccttgggttgcctgtgacaagacaattgagtaaacaatacttgacataaaaACATTATACagaaaaaacacgggattttggatcatgtatttattaaaaaagaatatccatacaactacaatgaaaacaaatataagattcacctttctgatcgtgaaattaataccattcgcactgttatcgtagctacgttccctggcatcaagtgaatccaacatggcgtctttcttcacaaggggagttactacatcacgggcgacgagcggggatagaaaaaacgacccaaatacgagtggtcagcggtaaaacaactttaatacttcatatatagacagatcatttgtagtatcaggaaacaatcgtgttgtaaagccgaagtgtaaacagtctacttcgctaaataaaatgttaagcaattcaaaagtgttgattgtacatatatcttttactgctttaataaacagtgaaggcatcggtggcatccgaaaagtaccaagaagaattaaatgtacgttttgtagttgcagaaaacaatcgtgttgtaaagccgaaatgttaccaagttacacttcgctacttaaaaaaataaaacaattttcctcaagctttaactggaacaatacttttaatgctctattaACCAACGGAAGCATCGGAGAAGGCattggtgacaccgggaaaggcatcaagaagaatgatattaacgttatgtaacttgttgtgtgacgaaaaaaaggtatcttgacttgttcaaagcattaatcacagttggcttccttttcacttgaattttgtatccGCAAcctaagatgagaaatttaaaatttctatcagctgaagttcttttacTGCACATTATATCTATTCAATCACCCCCAAttcacgtggaaaaaaggcaagtaggaaaacactgagcttcgagaaacagccatgttaaggctaatgtatttaccattccttaaatatttataatcaagaccactcgtttaggagacgTTTTCTCAAAAGATCCACACGTgcaaataattctgttttccgtttgaaatgtttttcttcctattcaattgaacaactgacttagcgtttaagccgagaaaaaaatcacaaagtttgaaTTCTGGGATGTTGTCCACTGTTGGTTCCATCAAGTTACGATTCTGCACCATTGACGCTCGTGAAAATCTATCTACTACCAAGGACTGTATTTCTTATCTTACAAATTAAGGTCTGTACATGACATTAagttcatcatctggttcatTGTTatagtcagctttaaaatttaaactctaCTTGTACTGACAAGAAGCCACCCTAagggcaggtgaaatgttgcgTAAGCGTCTCTGCGAAAGGCACATCCAGACAacttgcatggaaaaactggcCACAGCTATCGCACCCAAGCCAATCTTCTCCATCGTCGTCTTTGCAAATCTTACAGACCGCGGTATTTCTCCTATAATTGAACAAAAGATATGGGACGTCAAAGAGAGTGTTGCGACGTTTAAGAAACAATGGTATTTGACACCATCAAAACTTACCAATCAAGGTCATCATAACACGAGCCAAATATGACAGACGTTATTCTTTCCCTTTCCATGTCCACATCGTAACTTCCATTGATATTCAACCCCTCACACAAACACCGAgcaaacttaaaacaaacaaagagaaatttaatacATTCGAAACCAGGAAGCAGTCCTATTAAAGTGAGCTTTAGCAAGTGATTATGCTACTCACAAGACATACAATCACACCACAGTTATAGCTATCGGTCTGTGTGTAATGTAGTGGTTCAACACATAGCCATGACTTGCAATTCCATCCCGTTTTGAGATCAGCAACGGCACTGCAGAGTCAAATAAAATACAGCAATTACATAAGTATGTTTTGTCTGCatgcatcaaaataaaaaggaaaacattgagttgaaaatatttcacctgatgTCATCGATCAGTTCTATCAGTTTGCTCTTAGGAACTGAGTTGCTCAAAATGGTGTGTACACGCCCATTCATGGGATCGAAATAATATCTGGTTTTCTGCTTTCGACCCAGAACCTTTAAAACATAAGCAAGAGAGCGCTTAAAGATTTATTTATAATGCAAAGTCCAGTTAAAAGGTTCTTGATTAAAGTGCgtttatattaaaa is a window encoding:
- the LOC131795974 gene encoding uncharacterized protein, which encodes MNGRVHTILSNSVPKSKLIELIDDISAVADLKTGWNCKSWLCVEPLHYTQTDSYNCGVIVCLFARCLCEGLNINGSYDVDMERERITSVIFGSCYDDLDWRNTAVCKICKDDDGEDWLGCDSCGQFFHASCLDVPFAETLTQHFTCP